The Gemmatimonadaceae bacterium nucleotide sequence GTCGATCGTGATCGGGGACGCGGCGCGCATCGGCCCATTCGCGATGATCCTCGACACCGACTTCCACGAGGCCGGACGGCACGACTCGGCCGGCTCCACGGGAGCAATCCTGATCGGCGCCGGTGCGCGGCTGGGAGCCCGCGTGACCGTGCTCCGCGGTTCCACCATTGGTGACGGCGCGATCATCGAGCCGGGCAGCGTCGTCAAGGGCGAGGTGCCGGCCGGTGCGCGGGTCGCGGGCAATCCGGCACGACCCGTGGCGGCGCACGGTGCCGCGGTGGGCCCACGGCGCGAGATCGGGATGGAGGCCGTGCTCGACGTGGTGACGCACACCTTCGGGCTGGCGGCGCGGCCGGGTGCTGACACCCCGCGCGACGGCGTGGCCGCCTGGGATTCGCTGGGGATGCTGAACCTGCTGCTCTCGCTCGAGCAGGTGTTCGGCGTGTCGGTGTCCGCCGAGGCGCTGTCGCGCGTGACGGTCGTGGGCGAGCTGCTTCCGCTGGTCGAAGGGGCGGAGGCTGTGCCGGGCTAGGCCGGCGTGTCCGGGATGACGGCGGGCGATGGTGTCTCACCGGCCCGGCCCGCCTTCACGATTGCCAGCAAGGCGCGCAGGTCGGCGATCGTCACCACCCGGATGGCCAGCGCCACCGCGACGTAGGCCAGCATGTCGATCGGGAGCCGGATGAAGCCCAGCGGCAGCATGAGCCGGTCGAGGACGAGCACCACGAGGGCCACGGCCAGCGACTTCGCGATCGCGACCGCCGCACGCCGGTCGAGCGCCTGCCGCCCGCACAGCCAGAGCGAGACCACCGCCGTGAGGCTGATGCCGATGACCTCGGTGAGCGCCGCGCCCATCGCGACGCCGCCGACGCCGTACCAGCGCCCAAAGAGCGCGGCGAGCGGGCCGATCGCGAGGGCGCGCAGGGGGATGGCCACCACCGATGTTGCGGTCACAGCCCAGTGCCGGCCGTTCAGCACCAGCATCGCCGAGGCGATGATCGCGATGTACATCGGCATGAAGTC carries:
- a CDS encoding acyltransferase, translated to MDRRTGVTGRRPVTAATGGADAQAQLARCTSVGTGIRIEGRLHVENLGRIAVGDNVVLRSTPAMSHLVTGPHGDLRIGRGVQVGHGAAIACHESIVIGDAARIGPFAMILDTDFHEAGRHDSAGSTGAILIGAGARLGARVTVLRGSTIGDGAIIEPGSVVKGEVPAGARVAGNPARPVAAHGAAVGPRREIGMEAVLDVVTHTFGLAARPGADTPRDGVAAWDSLGMLNLLLSLEQVFGVSVSAEALSRVTVVGELLPLVEGAEAVPG